Proteins encoded together in one Otariodibacter oris window:
- the glyS gene encoding glycine--tRNA ligase subunit beta: MTTQNFLAEIGTEELPPKALKKLATAFADNVEQELTQAGLGFEKVEWFAAPRRLAVKVLGLATSQPSKEVEKRGPAVSAAFDAEGKPTKAAEGWARGCGISVDQADRIATDKGEWLVHRAVIEGQPTKNLVVDIISRALAKLPIPKTMRWGDKTEHFVRPVHTVTLLLGDELIEGEILGVTIGRTIRGHRFLGEREFQIEHADQYPQLLREKGSVVADFNERREEILAKAQAKATALGGVADIQDDLLDEVTSLVEYPNVLAATFEERFLAVPAEALVYTMKGDQKYFPIYDKDGKLLPHFIFVSNINPEDPSKIIEGNEKVVRPRLTDAEFFFKTDLKQRLEDQLPRLETVLFQQQLGTLRDKTDRIEQLSGAIAKQIGADETKAKRAGLLSKCDLMTNMVFEFTDTQGVMGMHYARHDGEDEEVAVALNEQYMPRFAGDDLPHSLVACAVALVDKIDTLAGIFGIGQHPKGDKDPFALRRAALGVLRIIVEKKLSLDLEELVKTSVELFGDKLTNKDVVSDVVDFMLGRFRAWYQDEGIAVDVIQAVLARRPTKPADFDARVRAVAHFRTLDSAVALAAANKRVSNILAKADISIGEIDLTACVEPTEKALAETVIKLQADVQPLVAEGNYTAVLDQLANLRQPVDSFFDSVMVNAEDPKLRQNRLAILNTLQNLFLQVADISLLQ, from the coding sequence ATGACAACACAAAATTTCCTTGCCGAGATCGGCACAGAAGAATTACCACCGAAGGCACTGAAAAAATTAGCGACTGCCTTTGCTGATAATGTAGAACAAGAATTAACTCAAGCTGGTTTAGGCTTTGAGAAAGTAGAATGGTTTGCTGCACCTCGTCGTTTAGCAGTGAAGGTGTTGGGATTAGCCACAAGCCAACCAAGTAAAGAAGTTGAAAAACGTGGTCCTGCGGTTTCTGCTGCATTTGATGCGGAAGGTAAACCAACTAAAGCTGCGGAAGGTTGGGCAAGAGGTTGTGGTATCAGCGTGGATCAAGCTGATCGTATTGCGACCGATAAGGGCGAATGGTTAGTGCATCGTGCAGTGATTGAAGGACAACCAACTAAAAATTTAGTGGTAGATATCATCAGCCGAGCATTAGCAAAATTACCTATTCCTAAAACAATGCGTTGGGGTGATAAGACTGAACACTTTGTTCGCCCTGTGCATACTGTTACCTTATTACTTGGTGATGAATTAATCGAAGGTGAAATTTTAGGTGTGACTATCGGTAGAACCATTCGTGGTCACCGTTTCTTAGGCGAACGTGAATTTCAAATTGAACACGCTGATCAATATCCTCAATTATTAAGAGAAAAAGGATCAGTGGTTGCAGATTTCAACGAACGTCGTGAAGAAATTCTTGCAAAAGCACAAGCGAAAGCGACCGCTTTAGGTGGTGTTGCCGATATTCAAGATGATTTACTAGATGAAGTTACCTCGCTTGTTGAGTATCCAAACGTATTAGCTGCAACATTTGAAGAGCGTTTCTTAGCTGTACCTGCGGAAGCCCTCGTTTATACAATGAAAGGCGACCAAAAATATTTCCCAATCTATGATAAAGACGGCAAATTATTACCGCACTTTATTTTCGTTTCTAATATCAATCCTGAAGATCCAAGTAAGATTATTGAAGGAAATGAAAAGGTCGTTCGCCCACGTTTAACCGATGCAGAATTCTTCTTCAAAACCGATTTAAAACAACGTTTAGAAGATCAACTTCCACGCTTAGAAACTGTTTTATTCCAACAACAATTAGGCACATTGCGTGATAAAACAGATCGTATTGAGCAATTAAGCGGTGCGATTGCAAAACAAATTGGGGCAGATGAAACCAAAGCAAAACGTGCAGGCTTACTTTCTAAATGTGACTTAATGACCAATATGGTGTTTGAATTTACCGATACCCAAGGGGTTATGGGTATGCACTATGCCCGTCACGATGGCGAAGATGAAGAAGTGGCGGTAGCGTTAAATGAACAATATATGCCACGTTTTGCAGGCGATGACTTACCACATTCTCTCGTTGCCTGTGCAGTCGCATTAGTGGATAAAATTGATACCCTAGCAGGGATTTTTGGTATTGGACAGCATCCAAAAGGCGATAAAGACCCATTTGCTTTACGCCGTGCGGCATTAGGTGTGTTACGTATTATCGTTGAGAAAAAACTCTCACTTGATTTAGAAGAGTTAGTAAAAACTTCAGTGGAATTATTTGGCGATAAATTAACGAATAAAGATGTGGTTAGCGATGTGGTTGATTTTATGCTCGGACGTTTCCGTGCTTGGTATCAAGATGAAGGCATTGCTGTTGATGTGATTCAAGCGGTATTAGCTCGTCGCCCAACCAAACCAGCCGACTTTGATGCACGTGTACGTGCGGTAGCTCATTTCCGTACTTTAGATTCAGCGGTTGCATTAGCGGCTGCGAATAAACGTGTGAGCAATATTTTAGCTAAAGCGGATATTTCAATCGGCGAGATTGATCTGACCGCTTGCGTAGAGCCAACAGAAAAAGCGTTAGCTGAAACGGTAATTAAACTCCAAGCGGATGTGCAACCATTAGTGGCTGAAGGAAATTACACTGCCGTGTTAGATCAGCTTGCGAATTTACGTCAGCCTGTTGATAGCTTCTTCGATAGCGTTATGGTGAATGCGGAAGATCCAAAACTTCGCCAAAATCGACTTGCGATTTTAAACACCTTGCAAAACTTATTCTTGCAAGTTGCTGATATTTCGTTATTGCAATAA
- a CDS encoding DUF5377 family protein — MTKKTELLFTNQWDVRISDPGLEGSMSNYFETVSLKLEAHIENDQVSYEFIRKAEKEVETHRIFNNVDDLFKFLAEYLGPVALGNIGVKIGKLGLA, encoded by the coding sequence ATGACTAAAAAAACTGAATTATTATTTACGAATCAATGGGATGTACGTATTAGTGATCCAGGCTTAGAAGGCTCAATGAGCAATTATTTTGAGACTGTCAGTTTAAAATTAGAAGCGCATATTGAAAATGATCAGGTTTCTTATGAGTTTATTCGTAAAGCAGAAAAAGAAGTGGAAACTCATCGTATTTTCAATAATGTTGATGATTTATTCAAATTCCTCGCAGAATATTTAGGTCCTGTTGCACTAGGCAATATTGGTGTAAAAATCGGAAAATTAGGATTAGCTTAA
- the glyQ gene encoding glycine--tRNA ligase subunit alpha, producing the protein MSAKFNVKTFQGMILALQDYWATQGCTIVQPFDMEVGAGTSHPMTCLRAIGPEPMASAYVQPSRRPTDGRYGENPNRLQHYYQFQVVIKPSPDNIQELYLDSLKMLGFDPTQNDIRFVEDNWENPTLGAWGLGWEVWLNGMEVTQFTYFQQVGGLECKPVTGEITYGLERLAMYIQGVDSVYDLVWSDGPLGKTTYGDVFHQNEVEQSTYNFEYANTDFLFYCFDQYEKEAQELLALEKPLPLPAYERILKAAHSFNLLDARKAISVTERQRYILRIRALTKGVAEAYYASREALGFPGCKK; encoded by the coding sequence ATGTCAGCAAAATTTAATGTGAAAACCTTTCAAGGAATGATCCTTGCATTACAAGATTACTGGGCAACTCAAGGTTGTACCATCGTTCAACCATTTGATATGGAAGTGGGCGCAGGAACTTCTCACCCGATGACGTGTTTACGTGCGATTGGTCCAGAACCAATGGCATCGGCTTATGTTCAGCCTTCACGTCGCCCAACTGATGGTCGCTATGGTGAAAACCCAAACCGTTTACAACACTACTACCAATTCCAAGTGGTTATCAAACCTTCCCCAGATAATATCCAAGAACTCTATTTAGATAGCTTAAAAATGTTAGGTTTCGACCCAACTCAAAATGATATTCGTTTTGTGGAAGACAACTGGGAAAACCCAACATTAGGTGCGTGGGGATTAGGTTGGGAAGTCTGGTTGAACGGTATGGAAGTTACTCAATTTACCTATTTCCAACAAGTGGGGGGCTTAGAATGTAAACCCGTTACAGGCGAAATCACTTACGGTTTAGAACGTTTAGCAATGTACATTCAAGGTGTAGACTCTGTTTATGATCTTGTCTGGTCTGACGGTCCATTAGGCAAAACCACCTATGGCGACGTTTTCCACCAAAACGAAGTGGAACAATCCACTTACAACTTTGAATATGCAAATACTGATTTCTTATTCTACTGTTTTGACCAATACGAAAAAGAAGCCCAAGAATTGCTCGCTCTAGAAAAACCACTACCATTGCCTGCTTACGAACGCATTTTAAAAGCCGCTCATAGCTTTAACCTTTTAGATGCTCGCAAAGCGATTTCAGTGACCGAACGCCAACGTTATATTCTACGCATCCGTGCATTAACTAAAGGTGTAGCAGAAGCCTACTACGCAAGCCGTGAGGCGTTAGGATTTCCAGGGTGTAAGAAATAA
- the xerC gene encoding tyrosine recombinase XerC: protein MSEGSPLYLQTQPYWDFLRIERQVSPHTLSNYQRQLKAICEMLDKQQITDWRTVDASVIRWILSQSHKEGLGAKSVGLRLVALRQFLAFLVGKEVLPTNPAVGIKAPKINKHLPKNIDAEQITQLLNVESNQPLDLRDLAMMELMYSSGLRLAELQGLDLGDMDLNVGEVRVLGKRSKERIVPIGSKAIEAINKWLAVRGEFQPKDNAVFLNQRGGRISTRSIQLIMQKWGKRQGLTVHLHPHKLRHSFATHMLEASSDLRSVQELLGHSNLSTTQIYTHLDFQHLAKVYDSAHPRARRKKEKP from the coding sequence ATGAGTGAAGGTTCTCCTTTATATTTACAAACACAGCCTTACTGGGATTTTTTGCGTATTGAGCGACAAGTCAGCCCACATACATTGAGCAATTACCAACGGCAACTGAAAGCTATCTGTGAGATGTTAGATAAACAGCAAATTACAGATTGGCGAACTGTGGATGCATCTGTGATACGTTGGATATTATCCCAAAGCCACAAAGAAGGATTAGGTGCAAAAAGTGTCGGTTTGCGTTTAGTTGCCTTGCGTCAATTTCTTGCTTTTTTAGTTGGTAAAGAAGTACTACCAACAAACCCTGCTGTTGGTATTAAAGCACCGAAAATAAATAAACATCTTCCAAAAAATATTGATGCCGAACAGATCACACAATTGCTAAATGTTGAGAGTAACCAACCGCTTGATCTTCGTGATTTAGCCATGATGGAGTTGATGTATAGCTCAGGTTTACGTCTAGCTGAATTACAAGGGCTAGATCTTGGCGATATGGATTTAAACGTCGGGGAAGTTCGGGTACTGGGTAAACGTAGCAAAGAACGGATTGTACCAATCGGCTCAAAAGCAATTGAAGCAATCAATAAATGGTTAGCTGTTCGTGGGGAATTTCAACCGAAAGATAATGCTGTATTCTTAAATCAACGAGGAGGGCGAATTTCCACTCGTTCAATCCAATTAATTATGCAAAAATGGGGAAAAAGACAGGGCTTGACGGTTCATTTACATCCTCATAAACTTCGCCATTCTTTCGCTACACATATGCTTGAAGCTAGTTCAGATCTTCGATCTGTACAAGAATTACTCGGACATAGCAATTTGTCAACAACCCAGATCTATACTCACTTAGATTTTCAACATCTTGCTAAAGTTTATGACTCAGCTCATCCAAGAGCGAGAAGAAAAAAAGAGAAACCATAA